In bacterium, the following are encoded in one genomic region:
- a CDS encoding helix-turn-helix domain-containing protein → MMEGFFEIMTFEETAKYLEIGESTLYKKAREGKIPAVEIKGDGS, encoded by the coding sequence ATGATGGAAGGATTTTTTGAAATAATGACCTTTGAGGAAACCGCAAAATATTTAGAAATAGGGGAATCTACCCTTTATAAAAAGGCACGGGAAGGCAAAATTCCTGCTGTGGAAATAAAGGGGGATGGATCATGA